A genome region from Sciurus carolinensis chromosome 19, mSciCar1.2, whole genome shotgun sequence includes the following:
- the LOC124971178 gene encoding vomeronasal type-1 receptor 90-like: protein MTESNTGYIFIAVRNVFSSQIVIGIAANVFLLLFHKVTFLLQRRPKPTDLTIAHLALIHMLMLLIRTFLDMDIFWVQDIWNDITCKAVIYLYRLMRSLSVSTTCMLSVLQAITLSPRSSFLAKFKQTSPQNSLCCFLILWVFNMFINVRVLVCIRGPSNDTSALPFFFESCRVSSTHHYFNTFFHLIGILRDVFFIGLMALFSVYMVTLLCRHKRQCQHLHSTSLSPKASPELRATRTILLLMGFFVVMYFMDCIFSSSSGMMWKNDPVRVGVQMLVGNGYATVSALMLISTEKRIIKFFQSTLGKERKCLCITG, encoded by the coding sequence atgacagaaagcaaTACAGGTtacatttttattgctgtgagaaatgtcttttcttcCCAAATTGTAATTGGGATTGCAGCCAatgtcttcctgcttctcttccacaAAGTCACATTCCTTCTGCAGCGCAGGCCCAAACCCACTGATCTGACCATCGCTCACTTGGCCCTAATTCATATGCTGATGCTATTAATCAGGACCTTCCTGGATATGGACATTTTTTGGGTTCAGGACATTTGGAATGACATCACATGTAAAGCAGTCATCTACTTGTACAGGTTGATGAGAAGCCTGTCAGTTAGCACCACCTGTATGCTGAGTGTCCTTCAGGCCATCACCCTCAGTCCCAGAAGCTCCTTTCTGGCAAAATTCAAACAGACATCTCCACAGAACAGTCTGTGttgctttctcattctctggGTGTTCAACATGTTCATTAATGTTCGTGTTTTAGTCTGCATTAGAGGACCCAGCAATGACACATCAGCTTTACCATTTTTCTTTGAATCCTGCAGGGTTTCCTCCACACATCACTACTTCAACACCTTCTTTCACCTGATAGGAATACTCCGGGATGTTTTCTTTATAGGGCTCATGGCCCTCTTCAGTGTGTACATGGTGACCCTCTTGTGCAGGCATAAGAGGCAGTGccagcaccttcacagcaccagcctgtctccaaaagcatccccagagctgagggccaccaggaccatcCTGCTGCTCATGGGCTTCTTTGTTGTCATGTACTTCATGGACTGCATTTTCTCATCCTCCTCTGGAATGATGTGGAAGAATGATCCAGTTCGTGTTGGGGTCCAGATGTTGGTGGGCAATGGCTATGCCACCGTCAGTGCTTTGATGCTAATCAGCACTGAAAAGCGGATAATCAAGTTCTTCCAATCCACattggggaaggagaggaaatgtTTATGCATTACTGGGTAA